In Cytobacillus oceanisediminis, the following proteins share a genomic window:
- a CDS encoding DUF456 domain-containing protein — protein sequence MQIIYWTLIILLFIIAFAGLVFPIIPSVLFLLGGFILYGILFSFEPFNWLFWTIQGLFVLLLFGADYVANMIGVKKYGGSKAGVWGSTIGLLAGPFVIPVLGILIGPFLGAVIAELAVNRTNFNDALKIGFGSVIGFVSSAAAKAVIQGVMIIYFLFVVL from the coding sequence ATGCAAATAATTTATTGGACACTGATCATTCTGCTGTTTATTATCGCTTTTGCAGGCCTTGTTTTCCCGATTATTCCAAGTGTGCTGTTTTTGCTGGGCGGATTTATCCTTTATGGAATTCTTTTTTCTTTCGAACCGTTTAACTGGCTATTTTGGACGATTCAGGGTTTATTTGTTCTCCTTTTATTTGGAGCTGATTACGTAGCTAATATGATTGGGGTAAAAAAGTATGGGGGATCAAAAGCGGGTGTTTGGGGAAGCACGATCGGCCTTTTGGCTGGACCATTTGTCATTCCTGTACTGGGAATATTAATTGGTCCTTTTCTGGGTGCAGTTATTGCTGAGCTTGCAGTTAACAGGACAAACTTCAATGATGCACTGAAGATTGGATTTGGATCGGTAATCGGCTTTGTCAGCAGTGCAGCAGCCAAAGCGGTGATTCAAGGGGTAATGATTATTTATTTTCTATTTGTGGTCCTTTGA